In the genome of Taeniopygia guttata chromosome 26, bTaeGut7.mat, whole genome shotgun sequence, one region contains:
- the SMPD2 gene encoding sphingomyelin phosphodiesterase 2 isoform X1, with product MEGEPTLRLRIFDLNCWAIRYLSKRRQERVRLIGDTLRHEGFDLVLLQEVWSEQDYSDLKEKLAGCYPFSHYFRSGVIGSGLCVFSRFPILDTLLYQYSLNGYPYMLQHGDWFCGKSVGLVIMKISGIIFNIYVTHLHAEYCRDKDSYLPHRLVQAWELAQFIRHTSKAADVVLLGGDLNMHPEDVGIRLLRGWTGLRDAFAEAAHFEGCKNGCTLVPDNCFTAKSELLPFPLGIRIDYILYKAISSFTVKCAELKTTMGRAPGVDIPFSDHEAVMATLHIQRQGQPAGATLGTADPALADVVTEARTEVGVGLQAARRQRYSSGRMAVLALLLLLLQALAALGTLAGLGTEQPFPKLSFCLLACLALGVLVLASGLHLFHTMEVKMLHGTEDQMWMVLRALQERPSEG from the exons GGCCATCCGGTACCTGAGCAAGCGGCGGCAGGAGCGCGTCCGGCTCATCGGGGACACGCTGCGCCACGAGGGCTTTGACCTGGTGCTGCTCCAGGAG GTGTGGAGCGAGCAGGACTACAGTGACCTGAAGGAGAAGCTAGCAGGCTGTTATCCCTTCTCCCATTACTTCCGCAG TGGGGTGATCGGCAGCGGCCTCTGCGTCTTCTCCAGATTCCCCATTCTGGACACACTCCTCTACCAGTACTCACTGAACGGGTACCCCTACATG ctccagcacggGGACTGGTTCTGCGGCAAGTCCGTCGGTCTTGTCATTATGAAGATCTCGGGGATCATCTTCAACATCTACGTCACCCAC CTGCACGCCGAGTACTGCCGGGACAAGGACAGCTACCTGCCCCACCGCCTGGTGCAGGCCTGGGAGCTGGCACAGTTCATCCg aCACACCTCAAAGGCAGCAgatgtggtgctgctgggaggggacCTGAACATGCACCCTGAAGATGTGGGCATCCGGCTGCTGCGGGGCTGGACGGGGCTGCGGGATGCCTTTGCTGAGGCGGCGCACTTTGAG gGCTGTAAGAACGGCTGCACCCTCGTCCCTGACAACTGCTTCACTGCCAagtcagagctgctgcccttcccGCTGGGCATCCGCATCGACTACATCCTCTACAAG GCCATCTCCAGCTTCACGGTGAAGTGTGCAGAGCTGAAGACCACCATGGGGCGAGCCCCAGGCGTGGACATCCCCTTCTCAGACCATGAGGCCGTGATGGCAACACTGCACATCcagaggcagggacagcctgcaGGTGCCACCCTTGGCACAGCTG ACCCTGCACTGGCAGATGTGGTGACAGAGGCACGGACAGAGGTGGGCGTGGGGCTGCAGGCGGCGCGGCGGCAGCGCTACTCCTCGGGCAGGATGGccgtgctggccctgctgctgctgctgctccaggccctggcTGCACTGGGCACACTGGCTGGactgggcacagagcagcccttcCCCAAGCTCTCCTTCTGCCTGCTGGCCTGCCTCGCCCTCGGCGTCCTCGTCCTCGCCAGCGGTCTCCACCTGTTCCACACCATGGAGGTGAAGATGCTGCACGGCACCGAGGACCAGATGTGGATGGTACTGAGGGCCCTGCAGGAGCGTCCCAGCGAAGGCTGA